CCTCTCCGATCGTCCGAAAGCCCTCGGTGCCCTCCGGGCAGACCGTCAGTACCTGGCGTGACACGCGCCCTCCATCTCTCACGGCGTTCCCTGCCCGGCGTGGGCAGCACCATCATGCCGGGACGGACGGGCATGGTCACGCCACAGCCCCCGAAAGCGGAGACAGCCGGAGGAGGCCCGAGCACAGCGGGAGAAAAGCAGAAAACCCCACGTGAAGTGGGGTCTCAGCGAGTGTCCGAGGGGGGACTTGAACCCCCACGCCCGATAAAGGGCACTAGCACCTCAAGCTAGCGCGTCTGCCATTCCGCCACCCGGACAAGGTGTCTGTCGCGCGGGGTTCCCCCCGTGGCGACGAAGGAAACATTACCAGGCTTTCCGGGGTGACCGATCACCCCCTGTCGCCGCGTGAACGGTGTGTGACGGGCCCGGACCGGTCTTGGGGCGCGACGCGTCGGGGAGGGAGGATGAGGGATGACCACCAGCAGGAACAGTGGGAGGTAGCACCGTGAGCGGGACGGGCAGGACAGAGACGGCCAAGGGCGTCACCGGCGAGGACGAGGTCGTGGACCTCTGTCGCGAGCTCATCCAGATCGACACCAGCAACTTCGGCGACCACTCGGGACCGGGTGAACGCAAGGCCGCCGAGTACGTCGCCGAGAAGCTCGCCGAGGTGGGTCTGGAGCCGCAGATCTTCGAGTCGCACAAGGGGCGTGCCTCCACCGTGGCGCGCATCGAGGGCGAGGACCGGTCCCGGCCGGCGCTGCTCATCCACGGCCACACCGACGTCGTACCGGCCAACGCGGCGGACTGGACCCATCACCCGTTCTCGGGCGAGATCGCGGACGGGTGCGTGTGGGGCCGGGGCGCGGTCGACATGAAGGACATGGACGCGATGACCCTCGCGGTGGTCCGTGACCGGCTGCGCACCGGCCGCAAGCCCCCGCGCGACATCGTCCTGGCCTTCCTCGCGGACGAGGAGGCGGGCGGCACGTGGGGCGCGCGGCACCTCGTGGACAAGCACCCCGGCCTGTTCGAGGGCGTGACGGAGGCGATCGGCGAGGTCGGCGGGTTCTCCTTCACCGTCAACGAGAACCTGCGGCTGTATCTCGTCGAGACCGCCCAGAAGGGCATGCACTGGATGAAGCTGACCGTCGACGGCACCGCCGGACACGGTTCGATGATCCACAAGGACAACGCGATCACCGAGCTGTCGGAGGCCGTCGGACGCCTCGGCCGGCACAAGTTCCCCGTCCGGGTCACCAAGACGCTCCGGCACTTCCTCGACGAACTCGGCGACGCGCTGGGCACCGAGCTCGACCCCGAGAACATGGACGCGACGCTCGCCAAGCTCGGCGGTATCGCCAAGCTGATCGGCGCCTCGCTGCAGAACACCGCCAACCCGACCCAGCTGGGCGCCGGCTACAAGGTCAACGTCATCCCGGGCCAGGCCACCGCGCACGTCGACGCCCGGTACCTGCCCGGCTACGAGGAGGAGTTCCTCGCCGACCTGGACCGCATCCTCGGCCCGAACGTGAAGCGCGAGGACGTGCACGCGGACAAGGCTCT
The DNA window shown above is from Streptomyces sp. NBC_01451 and carries:
- a CDS encoding M20/M25/M40 family metallo-hydrolase translates to MSGTGRTETAKGVTGEDEVVDLCRELIQIDTSNFGDHSGPGERKAAEYVAEKLAEVGLEPQIFESHKGRASTVARIEGEDRSRPALLIHGHTDVVPANAADWTHHPFSGEIADGCVWGRGAVDMKDMDAMTLAVVRDRLRTGRKPPRDIVLAFLADEEAGGTWGARHLVDKHPGLFEGVTEAIGEVGGFSFTVNENLRLYLVETAQKGMHWMKLTVDGTAGHGSMIHKDNAITELSEAVGRLGRHKFPVRVTKTLRHFLDELGDALGTELDPENMDATLAKLGGIAKLIGASLQNTANPTQLGAGYKVNVIPGQATAHVDARYLPGYEEEFLADLDRILGPNVKREDVHADKALETSFDGALVDAMQTALVAEDPIARAVPYMLSAGTDAKSFADLGIRCFGFAPLKLPPELDFAGMFHGVDERVPVDALKFGVRVLDRFIGAS